In Ipomoea triloba cultivar NCNSP0323 chromosome 7, ASM357664v1, a single genomic region encodes these proteins:
- the LOC116024222 gene encoding lysosomal Pro-X carboxypeptidase-like, translating to MELLRVVIQCLFLLILFSKTSLSLTPHKISRLTPFYRSILRRQYRSSSSSDRTTSATSDTQFKTYYYNQTLDHFNYGPQSYATFKHRYIVNSNFWGGAQSNSPIFAWLGAESSIDSDPLGIGFLTDNAPRFKALLVYIEHRYYGESIPFGTMEEAMDDDTTRGYFNSAQALADYAEVLLYIKKEYSAQDCPVIVFGGSYGGMLASWFRLKYPHVSLGALASSAPVLYFDDITPQNGYYSIVTKDFREVSESCYQTIKKSWSIIDKIASKPYGLSILRRKFKLCR from the exons ATGGAGTTGTTAAGAGTTGTAATTCAAtgcctctttcttctcattCTCTTCTccaaaacttccctttctctaACCCCACACAAAATTTCTCGTCTCACTCCGTTCTACCGCTCTATCCTACGACGACAATAtcggtcttcttcttcttccgaCAGGACTACTTCTGCTACCTCTGACACtcaattcaaaacctattattacaaccaaacattggaTCACTTCAATTATGGACCTCAAAGCTATGCCACCTTCAAACACAGATACATAGTCAACTCCAACTTCTGGGGTGGCGCCCAATCAAACTCCCCTATCTTTGCCTGGCTCGGCGCTGAATCTTCCATCGACTCTGATCCTCTAGGCATCGGATTTCTCACTGATAATGCCCCTCGTTTTAAGGCTCTTCTTGTCTACATAGAG CATAGGTACTACGGGGAATCAATTCCATTCGGAACCATGGAAGAAGCTATGGATGATGACACCACTCGTGGCTATTTCAACTCGGCTCAAGCTTTGGCTGATTATGCAGAGGTATTGTTGTACATAAAAAAGGAATACTCGGCTCAAGATTGTCCCGTCATTGTTTTCGGAGGATCATATGGAGGAA TGCTTGCTTCGTGGTTTCGGTTGAAGTATCCACATGTTTCACTGGGTGCCTTGGCTTCCTCAGCTCCTGTTCTCTACTTTGACGATATCACACCACAAAATGGATACTATTCCATAGTAACTAAAGATTTTAGG GAAGTTAGTGAGAGTTGTTATCaaactataaaaaaatcatGGTCCATTATTGACAAAATTGCTTCCAAGCCATATGGCCTCTCTATTCTCCGTCGCAAGTTCAAGCTTTGCCGGTaa